One part of the Luteitalea sp. genome encodes these proteins:
- the surE gene encoding 5'/3'-nucleotidase SurE — protein MRIFVTNDDGVRAEGIEALAGALESLGEVTVVAPLGEASGIGHGLTLTRPLRIEQLAERVYCVDGTPTDCVNIGLARVLRARPHLVVSGINKGYNIGDDVTYSGTVAGAFEAALLGIPAL, from the coding sequence ATCCGGATTTTTGTCACAAATGATGATGGGGTTCGAGCGGAGGGGATCGAGGCGTTAGCGGGAGCGCTCGAGAGCCTGGGGGAGGTCACGGTCGTGGCGCCTCTAGGAGAGGCAAGCGGTATCGGCCATGGCCTCACGCTCACGAGGCCTCTGCGCATCGAACAGCTTGCAGAGCGTGTCTACTGCGTGGACGGGACACCCACTGATTGCGTGAATATCGGCCTCGCACGTGTGCTCCGCGCGCGGCCGCACCTCGTCGTCTCTGGAATCAACAAGGGTTACAACATCGGCGATGATGTGACGTACTCCGGCACCGTGGCCGGAGCATTCGAAGCGGCACTGCTTGGCATTCCAGCGCTT